The following are encoded in a window of Solibacillus sp. FSL R7-0668 genomic DNA:
- the aroA gene encoding 3-phosphoshikimate 1-carboxyvinyltransferase, which produces MSSKILQYNQPSLVGDITVPGDKSVSHRSVMFGSIAKGKTTVSGFLLGEDCLSTIECFKKLGVKIEVDGTNVSIDSPGMDHWEEPKEVLYTGNSGTTTRLMLGILSGAKLHTVMTGDASIGKRPMRRVADPLRLMGAQIAGRKNGQFTPLAIQGGELQGIDYKMPVASAQVKSAILLAGLRAKGTTIVRESEVSRDHTERMLRQFGAEIDVTDGVVTFKGGQSLTGTHVNVPGDISSAAFFLVAGAITKGSRIVLENVGVNETRDGILEVLQNMGAQMDIAINDENAAEPTATITVETSELTGTAIEGAIIPRLIDEIPIIALLATQANGKTVIKDAEELKVKETNRIDAVVNELKKLGANIEATADGMIIEGPTPLTGGSLTTYGDHRIGMMGAVAALITQGQVELDDADCIAVSYPTFFEHIEKLI; this is translated from the coding sequence ATGAGTTCAAAGATTTTACAATATAATCAACCATCGTTAGTAGGTGACATTACCGTTCCAGGGGATAAATCGGTTTCACATCGTTCGGTGATGTTCGGTTCCATTGCAAAAGGGAAAACGACAGTTAGTGGCTTTTTATTAGGAGAAGATTGCTTAAGCACGATTGAATGCTTTAAAAAGCTTGGTGTTAAGATTGAAGTAGATGGTACGAATGTGTCGATTGATAGCCCAGGGATGGACCATTGGGAAGAACCTAAGGAAGTGCTATACACAGGAAACTCAGGTACGACAACGCGTTTAATGCTTGGCATTTTATCGGGGGCAAAGCTACATACCGTCATGACAGGAGATGCTTCGATTGGTAAACGTCCGATGCGTCGTGTTGCCGATCCGTTGCGTTTAATGGGTGCGCAAATTGCTGGTCGTAAAAATGGACAATTTACACCGCTTGCCATTCAAGGTGGGGAGCTTCAAGGGATTGATTATAAGATGCCAGTAGCGAGCGCTCAAGTGAAGTCTGCTATTTTGCTTGCTGGACTTCGAGCAAAGGGGACAACGATTGTTCGAGAAAGTGAAGTATCACGAGATCACACAGAGCGTATGCTTCGCCAATTTGGAGCAGAAATTGATGTTACTGATGGCGTCGTTACGTTTAAGGGTGGTCAATCGCTGACAGGTACGCATGTCAATGTACCAGGCGATATTTCATCTGCTGCATTTTTCTTAGTAGCAGGTGCCATTACGAAAGGAAGCCGTATTGTACTTGAAAATGTCGGTGTGAACGAAACACGTGATGGCATACTTGAGGTACTGCAAAATATGGGTGCACAGATGGATATCGCCATTAATGATGAAAACGCTGCTGAACCAACAGCGACGATTACGGTCGAAACATCAGAACTAACGGGAACAGCGATTGAAGGAGCGATCATTCCACGCCTAATCGACGAAATTCCGATTATCGCATTGCTGGCAACACAGGCAAACGGAAAAACTGTTATTAAAGATGCAGAAGAACTAAAGGTAAAAGAAACAAATCGTATTGATGCTGTTGTCAATGAGCTGAAAAAGCTAGGAGCGAATATTGAGGCAACAGCGGATGGGATGATTATCGAAGGGCCGACACCACTTACAGGCGGCTCGTTAACAACGTATGGAGATCATCGTATTGGTATGATGGGTGCAGTCGCTGCATTAATTACGCAAGGTCAAGTAGAGTTAGATGATGCCGATTGTATCGCTGTCAGTTATCCAACATTCTTTGAACATATCGAAAAATTAATTTAA
- a CDS encoding tetratricopeptide repeat protein, whose amino-acid sequence MEQLLQAIQEGDIQLVNQLLESFLVDAEPAAQYEVAEALLHYGFLNEADRVFEHLQFLFPEEAQIAIDRAGVLIELGEEDEALDLLMAVSEEAPEYPQALLVLADYYQMQGLFEVAEQRINEALQLLPNEPLLQFAKAELLFETGRFSEAARIYEELYEMDKKFAGTILAQRLAEVYRAGAAYESALDFYMEALEEEVTADLLFGSGYAAFQTEKFDLAIKQLEDLKELDPDYFSAYLLLAESYAMQEDNKRALKVIQEGLKRDEYDKSLYLFAGKMALKNSMPTEAIGYLTEAIALDPEYMEAIMVLMSVYSQQENYEEIISLYEQLQQYDFEWVSIYPFVANAFNEEELFDKAYEIYKEAYNEFNEDVEFLEKYCLFLVEDGKREEAKQIAERLVQLQPSEQQWIDLLERFE is encoded by the coding sequence ATGGAACAATTATTACAGGCGATTCAAGAGGGCGATATTCAGTTAGTAAATCAACTCCTAGAATCATTTTTAGTAGATGCAGAACCAGCTGCACAGTACGAAGTGGCAGAAGCACTCTTGCACTACGGATTTTTAAATGAGGCAGACCGTGTATTTGAACACTTACAATTTTTATTTCCAGAGGAAGCGCAAATTGCCATTGATCGTGCAGGAGTTTTAATCGAATTAGGCGAAGAAGATGAGGCACTCGATTTATTAATGGCCGTATCAGAGGAAGCGCCAGAATATCCACAGGCATTATTAGTATTAGCTGATTATTATCAAATGCAGGGGCTATTTGAAGTCGCGGAGCAACGAATTAATGAAGCATTACAATTATTACCGAACGAGCCATTGCTACAATTTGCAAAAGCTGAGCTACTATTTGAAACAGGTCGTTTTTCTGAAGCAGCCCGCATTTATGAAGAGCTGTATGAAATGGACAAAAAATTTGCAGGTACGATTTTAGCGCAACGTTTGGCAGAAGTATACCGTGCAGGTGCAGCATATGAATCAGCATTGGATTTTTATATGGAAGCGCTAGAGGAGGAAGTCACAGCTGATTTATTATTTGGGTCAGGATATGCAGCCTTCCAAACAGAAAAATTTGATTTAGCCATTAAACAGCTTGAAGATTTAAAGGAACTGGATCCTGATTATTTTTCAGCCTATTTATTATTGGCAGAAAGCTATGCCATGCAAGAGGACAACAAACGCGCATTGAAAGTCATTCAAGAAGGCTTAAAGCGAGATGAATATGACAAATCACTCTATTTATTTGCAGGTAAGATGGCGTTAAAAAACAGTATGCCAACAGAAGCGATTGGCTATTTAACAGAGGCAATCGCGTTAGACCCAGAATATATGGAAGCCATTATGGTACTTATGTCTGTGTATAGCCAACAAGAAAACTATGAAGAAATTATTTCACTATATGAACAGCTTCAGCAATATGATTTCGAATGGGTGTCAATATATCCATTTGTTGCAAATGCATTTAATGAAGAAGAACTGTTCGATAAAGCATACGAAATTTACAAAGAGGCATATAATGAGTTTAACGAGGATGTTGAATTTTTAGAAAAATACTGCCTATTCCTAGTAGAAGATGGAAAACGTGAGGAAGCGAAGCAAATTGCTGAGCGTTTAGTACAGCTCCAGCCTTCTGAGCAGCAATGGATTGACCTATTAGAGCGCTTTGAGTAA
- a CDS encoding ReoY family proteolytic degradation factor, whose product MAYSVPLNEKRIFIRWFLKNFQLKRREGVWILNYLLSNEELLEHVHFVDEAHYCPRAIVMSTVDTTSIPFRFYKDNIMTSDAEKAFHDLRLNTTDDIFFQLNFPSIPPDPLYLAVLEENPYAPDVFIHEKDRVAAQQLLENSVLAFQENLLLKQIDQALDTGDKERFFELSNLLQALKYSK is encoded by the coding sequence TTGGCTTATTCCGTACCACTCAATGAAAAAAGAATTTTCATTCGATGGTTTTTAAAAAATTTTCAATTAAAACGACGCGAAGGTGTATGGATTCTAAATTATTTATTAAGTAATGAAGAATTGCTTGAACATGTGCATTTTGTGGATGAAGCCCATTATTGTCCACGTGCGATTGTGATGTCAACAGTCGATACAACGAGCATTCCATTCCGTTTTTATAAAGATAATATTATGACTTCAGATGCAGAAAAGGCTTTCCATGATTTACGCCTGAATACAACTGATGATATTTTTTTTCAATTAAATTTTCCAAGCATCCCGCCAGATCCACTTTATTTGGCGGTGCTTGAAGAAAATCCGTATGCACCGGATGTTTTCATTCATGAAAAGGATCGAGTGGCAGCTCAACAATTATTGGAAAATAGTGTTTTAGCGTTTCAAGAAAATTTATTGTTAAAGCAAATTGATCAGGCGCTCGACACAGGTGATAAGGAGCGCTTCTTTGAACTCTCTAATTTATTACAAGCTTTGAAATATTCAAAGTAA
- a CDS encoding DUF2487 family protein — protein MIYKVSDVEQFQTQKQFIDTAIVPLVQLDFSEIGMKQTSSASEYLMSLTTFIEQQLHGRLMLLPPFSYTKLTKSSETAISIEKELKEAGFKSVLFVTCDHEWSDLKEQLNILWLPAIPLESMDKTVKQRILEDQLKQVLPVLTSVWAQ, from the coding sequence ATGATTTATAAAGTAAGTGATGTTGAACAATTTCAAACTCAAAAACAATTTATCGACACAGCAATTGTCCCATTAGTACAATTAGATTTTTCCGAAATTGGTATGAAACAAACAAGTTCTGCTTCTGAATACTTAATGTCTTTGACAACATTCATCGAACAGCAGCTGCATGGTCGCCTTATGTTATTACCGCCTTTTTCGTATACAAAATTGACAAAATCTTCGGAAACGGCAATTTCTATCGAAAAAGAATTAAAAGAGGCAGGATTTAAATCGGTTTTATTTGTGACATGTGATCATGAGTGGTCAGATTTAAAAGAACAGCTTAATATCTTATGGTTACCAGCAATCCCTTTAGAATCAATGGATAAGACAGTGAAGCAACGCATTTTAGAGGATCAATTAAAACAAGTACTACCAGTATTAACATCCGTATGGGCACAGTAG
- a CDS encoding QcrA and Rieske domain-containing protein: protein MSNNRVTRRQFLTYSITGVGGFMAAGMLMPMVRFAVDPLLQTKEEGDFVQTAQKVAEITDAPVKVDFSYEQTDGWYKSEVADAAWVYKEGDQIIALSPVCKHLGCTVNWAGDSAHPDQFFCACHAGRYEKTGVNVKGTPPLGPLDQYEVDEKDGFLLLGKKIANTHS from the coding sequence ATGAGTAATAATCGTGTTACAAGACGTCAATTTTTAACATACTCAATTACAGGAGTAGGCGGATTCATGGCTGCTGGTATGTTAATGCCAATGGTGCGCTTTGCGGTTGACCCACTTCTTCAAACGAAAGAAGAAGGTGATTTTGTACAAACTGCACAAAAAGTTGCGGAAATTACAGATGCGCCAGTTAAAGTTGACTTCTCGTATGAGCAAACGGATGGTTGGTACAAATCAGAAGTTGCAGATGCAGCTTGGGTTTACAAGGAAGGCGACCAAATCATTGCATTATCACCTGTATGTAAACACTTAGGGTGTACGGTAAACTGGGCTGGTGACTCAGCTCACCCAGATCAGTTCTTCTGTGCATGTCACGCAGGACGTTATGAAAAAACGGGTGTAAACGTTAAAGGTACACCACCACTTGGACCACTTGATCAATATGAAGTCGATGAAAAAGATGGTTTCTTATTACTTGGGAAAAAAATCGCAAACACACACAGTTAA
- the qcrB gene encoding menaquinol-cytochrome c reductase cytochrome b subunit has protein sequence MLNKIYDWVDERLDITPIWRDIADHEVPEHVNPAHHFSAFVYCFGGLTFFITVIQILSGMFLTMYYVPDVENAWKSVYYLQNEVAFGEIVRGMHHWGASLVIVMMFLHTLRVFFTGSYKKPRELNWLVGVGIFAVMLGLGFTGYLLPWDMKALFATKVGIEIAASVPFIGEAIKILLAGDATILGAQTLTRFFAIHVFFLPAVLFALLAVHFIMIRRQGISGPL, from the coding sequence GTGCTAAATAAAATTTATGATTGGGTCGATGAACGTTTAGATATTACTCCTATTTGGCGTGATATTGCCGACCATGAAGTGCCAGAGCACGTTAACCCTGCCCATCACTTTTCAGCATTTGTATACTGTTTTGGTGGATTAACATTCTTCATTACAGTAATCCAAATTCTATCAGGTATGTTCTTAACAATGTATTATGTACCAGACGTAGAAAATGCTTGGAAATCAGTTTATTACTTACAAAACGAAGTAGCGTTCGGTGAAATCGTTCGTGGTATGCACCACTGGGGAGCTTCACTCGTAATCGTAATGATGTTCTTACATACGCTTCGTGTATTCTTCACAGGTTCATATAAGAAACCTCGTGAATTAAACTGGTTAGTTGGTGTAGGTATCTTTGCAGTTATGTTAGGTTTAGGTTTCACAGGTTACTTATTACCTTGGGACATGAAGGCATTATTCGCAACAAAAGTAGGTATTGAAATTGCCGCATCTGTTCCATTTATTGGTGAAGCAATTAAAATTTTATTAGCTGGAGATGCCACAATTCTTGGTGCACAAACGTTAACACGTTTCTTCGCAATCCATGTATTCTTCTTACCAGCAGTGTTATTCGCTTTATTGGCAGTTCACTTTATTATGATCCGCCGACAAGGTATTTCAGGTCCTCTATGA
- a CDS encoding menaquinol-cytochrome c reductase cytochrome b/c subunit, with product MQRGKGMKFVGDSRIKANNRMPNVPKDYSEYPGKTEAFWPDFLLKEWMVGAVFLIGYLLLTVAHPSPLEGPADPTNSSYIPLPDWYFLSMYQLLKYSYASGPYNVIGAMIIPGIAFGALALAPFLDTTPERRPSKRPLPTAFMLLAVAALIYTTWESVQATNWEAVKAQGEITDKHLGLLPDVEVDETSEGYEIFQAQASCIGCHGGDLAGVSGPMLLGNELTAEEVSDVITNGRGGMPAGTFTGTEEELQVLSEFIAGLKEQ from the coding sequence ATGCAACGCGGAAAAGGTATGAAATTCGTAGGCGATTCACGTATTAAAGCAAATAATCGTATGCCGAACGTGCCAAAAGATTATTCCGAGTATCCTGGGAAAACAGAAGCTTTCTGGCCAGATTTCTTATTAAAAGAATGGATGGTTGGTGCCGTTTTCTTAATTGGTTATTTACTATTAACTGTCGCTCACCCTTCACCACTTGAAGGCCCGGCAGATCCAACAAACTCATCTTATATTCCGTTACCAGACTGGTACTTCTTATCAATGTACCAATTATTAAAATATTCATATGCTTCTGGTCCATATAACGTAATCGGAGCAATGATTATTCCTGGTATCGCATTTGGTGCATTAGCATTAGCACCATTCTTAGATACAACACCGGAACGTCGTCCATCAAAACGTCCGTTACCAACAGCATTTATGTTATTAGCTGTAGCTGCACTTATTTATACGACTTGGGAATCTGTACAAGCTACTAACTGGGAAGCTGTTAAAGCACAAGGTGAAATTACAGATAAACATTTAGGCTTATTGCCAGATGTTGAAGTAGATGAAACATCAGAAGGTTATGAAATTTTCCAAGCACAAGCATCATGTATCGGATGTCACGGTGGCGATTTAGCCGGTGTATCTGGTCCAATGCTATTAGGAAATGAATTAACTGCTGAAGAAGTATCTGATGTAATTACAAATGGCCGTGGCGGGATGCCAGCTGGTACATTTACAGGCACTGAAGAAGAGCTACAAGTTTTATCTGAGTTCATCGCAGGCTTAAAAGAACAATAG
- a CDS encoding DUF1405 domain-containing protein yields the protein MKAYVMQAWYLINHRAFLTLLLVVNALGTIYGYYWYKGQLAVTEPIYYLFVPDSPTASLFFCFAVLGWLLGKHFKLMEVLALVTLIKYGLWAVVMNLLTFAETGELGATGWMLVASHFLMAVQAVMYLPNYRFTKWHVLVAAIWTLHNDVIDYLFGQMPFYRVINDYPSQIGYFTFWLSIACIMLAFAESYKREYLHRQ from the coding sequence ATGAAAGCATATGTTATGCAGGCATGGTATTTAATTAATCATCGTGCTTTTTTAACGCTGTTGTTAGTTGTTAACGCGCTTGGTACGATTTATGGCTATTATTGGTACAAAGGGCAACTTGCGGTGACGGAACCGATTTATTATCTTTTTGTGCCTGATTCACCGACAGCGAGTTTATTTTTCTGTTTTGCAGTGCTCGGTTGGTTATTAGGAAAGCATTTTAAATTAATGGAAGTGTTGGCTCTTGTAACACTTATTAAGTATGGATTATGGGCAGTTGTTATGAACTTATTAACATTTGCTGAAACAGGAGAATTAGGGGCAACAGGCTGGATGTTAGTGGCGTCACATTTTTTAATGGCCGTACAAGCTGTTATGTATTTGCCGAACTATCGTTTTACAAAGTGGCACGTACTAGTTGCGGCGATTTGGACATTGCATAATGATGTGATCGATTATTTATTTGGACAAATGCCATTTTATCGCGTGATTAATGACTATCCAAGTCAAATTGGCTACTTTACATTTTGGCTATCAATTGCTTGTATTATGCTTGCATTTGCAGAAAGTTACAAGCGTGAATATTTGCATCGGCAGTAG
- a CDS encoding zinc metallopeptidase, which translates to MGMYIVYFIIIMLLPIYAQMKVKSTYKKFAQVPAEKGMTGAQVARYILDQHGLTDVRVVPTQGYLADHYNPATKTVALSEDNYYNSSIAGTAVAAHEVGHAIQHAEAYSFLTLRAKLVPVANISSNMSWIFVMIGIFASSSGFLLLGIVLLLAGVLFQVVTLPVEFDASKRAMNEVVALGIINNNEERSAKKVLNAAAMTYVAAASVAIMELLRLVLIYTGMNNED; encoded by the coding sequence ATGGGAATGTATATTGTATACTTTATCATCATTATGCTGTTACCGATATACGCACAAATGAAAGTCAAAAGCACGTATAAAAAGTTTGCGCAAGTACCTGCAGAAAAAGGGATGACAGGTGCACAAGTAGCACGTTACATTTTAGACCAACATGGTTTGACAGATGTACGTGTTGTACCGACACAAGGTTATTTAGCGGATCACTATAATCCAGCAACGAAAACAGTAGCTTTATCAGAGGATAATTACTATAATTCTTCCATTGCAGGAACAGCCGTAGCAGCGCACGAAGTAGGTCACGCAATTCAACATGCAGAAGCTTACTCATTCTTAACATTACGTGCAAAATTAGTGCCAGTGGCAAATATTTCATCGAATATGTCTTGGATTTTTGTCATGATTGGTATTTTTGCATCATCTTCAGGGTTCCTTTTACTAGGTATCGTTTTACTTCTTGCGGGTGTATTATTCCAAGTTGTTACATTACCAGTAGAGTTTGATGCGTCGAAGCGTGCAATGAATGAAGTTGTTGCATTAGGTATCATTAACAACAATGAAGAACGATCAGCGAAAAAAGTATTAAATGCAGCGGCAATGACTTATGTGGCAGCAGCATCTGTTGCGATCATGGAGTTATTACGTTTAGTGTTAATTTACACAGGGATGAATAACGAAGATTAA
- a CDS encoding YitT family protein yields MQGIKIQNIIGILFGTALFSFGFVHFNMQNQLGEGGFSGITLILYFTLNLDPALMNLLLNIPMFILGWRLLGKRTFIYTIIGTIGVSVFLKIFQHYEFNMNLQDDLFLVSLFAGVFVGIGLGIVFRFGGTTGGVDILARLANKYLGWSMGKTMFGFDFIVIILSWATFLDARSMMYTLVAVYVGGRVIDFVQEGAYSAKGAFIISAKSGDIATLISEKMERGVTVFDGHGHFTKEHRDVLYCVVARNEIVRLKNIIHSIDPHAFVTIMDVRDVAGEGFTLDDKKQPIH; encoded by the coding sequence ATGCAAGGCATTAAAATACAAAATATCATCGGGATCCTCTTTGGAACGGCCCTTTTCAGTTTTGGTTTTGTCCATTTCAATATGCAAAACCAACTTGGCGAAGGCGGCTTTAGTGGTATTACACTTATTTTATATTTTACACTAAATTTGGACCCAGCATTAATGAATTTGCTATTAAATATACCGATGTTCATTTTAGGCTGGCGTTTATTAGGGAAACGAACATTTATTTATACGATTATCGGTACCATTGGTGTATCAGTATTCTTAAAAATTTTCCAGCATTATGAGTTCAATATGAATTTGCAGGATGATTTATTTCTCGTATCCTTATTTGCAGGGGTATTTGTCGGAATTGGCTTAGGCATTGTGTTCCGTTTCGGTGGGACAACTGGTGGCGTGGATATTTTAGCGCGATTAGCGAATAAATATTTAGGCTGGAGTATGGGGAAAACAATGTTTGGCTTTGATTTTATCGTCATTATTTTATCATGGGCAACATTCTTAGATGCACGCTCGATGATGTACACATTAGTCGCTGTCTATGTTGGTGGCAGGGTAATCGATTTTGTTCAAGAAGGTGCCTATTCGGCAAAGGGTGCATTTATTATTTCGGCAAAGTCGGGCGATATCGCTACATTAATTTCGGAAAAAATGGAGCGCGGTGTGACCGTATTCGATGGTCATGGTCATTTTACAAAAGAACACCGAGATGTCTTATATTGCGTTGTTGCACGTAATGAAATAGTTCGTCTGAAAAATATCATTCACAGCATTGACCCACACGCTTTTGTCACGATTATGGACGTGCGTGATGTCGCTGGTGAAGGCTTTACATTAGACGACAAAAAACAACCGATTCACTAA
- the dapB gene encoding 4-hydroxy-tetrahydrodipicolinate reductase, whose product MSMIKVAIAGARGKMGTEAVHTVMKHQEMELVAVLDYKEVGATLADLELFPASYEVPVYTDFAQLVAETKPDVIVDLTNPHCVYERTKQALLHNVRPVVGTTGFTDEQLQELTDLAKGKKIGCIIAPNFAIGAILMMKFAKEASKYFPDVEIIEMHHDQKLDAPSGTGIKTAQMISEVRNAKQQGHPDEKETHEGARGADYEGMRIHSVRLPGLVAHQQVLFGGAGELLTIRHDSLNRGSFMGGIAFCVQEVMKRESLIYGLENII is encoded by the coding sequence ATGTCGATGATTAAAGTAGCAATTGCCGGTGCACGTGGCAAAATGGGAACAGAAGCGGTACATACCGTTATGAAGCATCAAGAGATGGAATTAGTAGCTGTATTAGATTATAAGGAAGTCGGCGCAACATTGGCTGATTTAGAGCTTTTCCCAGCGTCTTATGAAGTACCTGTATATACTGATTTTGCACAGCTAGTAGCTGAAACCAAGCCGGATGTGATCGTTGATTTAACGAATCCGCATTGTGTGTATGAACGCACGAAGCAGGCTCTTTTACATAATGTTCGTCCAGTTGTTGGTACAACAGGTTTTACAGATGAACAATTACAAGAATTAACGGATTTAGCGAAAGGCAAGAAAATAGGCTGCATCATTGCGCCAAATTTTGCGATTGGTGCGATTTTAATGATGAAATTTGCGAAGGAAGCATCTAAATACTTCCCAGATGTTGAAATTATTGAAATGCATCATGATCAAAAGCTGGATGCACCATCAGGAACAGGTATTAAAACAGCGCAGATGATTAGTGAGGTGCGCAACGCCAAGCAGCAAGGTCATCCAGATGAAAAAGAAACGCATGAGGGCGCGCGCGGTGCAGATTACGAAGGTATGCGCATTCATTCAGTACGTCTTCCTGGTTTAGTAGCGCATCAACAAGTATTATTTGGTGGAGCGGGCGAATTATTAACGATTCGTCATGATTCGTTAAATCGTGGAAGCTTTATGGGTGGTATCGCGTTTTGCGTACAAGAAGTGATGAAGCGTGAATCGTTAATTTATGGACTAGAGAATATTATTTAG
- the mgsA gene encoding methylglyoxal synthase gives MKIALIAHDRKKDNLIQFAIAYQAILAEHDLYATGTTGTMIEAETGLPITKFRSGPLGGDQQIGAMIANNDMDMVFFFRDPLTAQPHEPDVMALVRLCDLYHIPLATNMGTAEILLKGLQEGFVDWRTLEERRQ, from the coding sequence ATGAAGATTGCATTAATCGCACATGATCGGAAAAAGGACAATTTAATTCAATTTGCCATTGCTTACCAAGCAATCTTAGCGGAGCATGATTTATATGCAACAGGTACTACAGGGACAATGATTGAGGCTGAAACAGGTCTACCGATTACGAAATTTCGATCGGGTCCACTTGGGGGAGATCAGCAAATTGGCGCCATGATTGCCAATAATGATATGGATATGGTGTTTTTCTTCCGTGACCCATTAACAGCGCAGCCGCATGAGCCCGATGTCATGGCGTTAGTGCGTTTATGTGATTTATATCATATTCCGTTAGCAACAAATATGGGCACAGCTGAAATTTTATTAAAAGGTTTACAAGAAGGCTTTGTTGATTGGCGCACCTTAGAAGAACGTAGACAATAA
- the bshA gene encoding N-acetyl-alpha-D-glucosaminyl L-malate synthase BshA — MKKLKIGITCYPTVGGSGVIATELGKMLAERGHEIHFITSSVPFRLNKIYPNVFFHEVEVNNYSVFQYPPYDIALASKMADVIKEEQLDILHVHYAIPHAVCAVLARDMSGQDFGIVTTLHGTDISVLGEDSTLAQAIKYGINQSDAVTAVSESLKQQTYDLIDTKAPIDTIYNFVDEQVFKPVNPGNLKQQFGIAEDEKVIIHISNFRKIKNLPDIVESFMKIRAQMPAKLLLVGDGPEKHRVMEQVKASDYKKDVLFLGKQENITELFAISDLKLLLSEKESFGLVLLEAMACGVPGIGTAIGGIPEVIEHGVNGYIVELGDTQAVAEYAVQLLQDEQQHAAFRQAALQAVTEHFHQHKIIKQYEDLYERVVTKKNDSKAMAKRN, encoded by the coding sequence ATGAAAAAATTAAAAATTGGTATTACATGTTACCCTACAGTTGGGGGCTCTGGTGTCATTGCAACAGAGCTAGGCAAAATGTTAGCAGAACGTGGGCATGAAATTCATTTCATCACATCGAGCGTACCATTTCGGTTAAATAAAATTTATCCAAACGTCTTTTTCCACGAAGTTGAAGTAAATAATTATTCAGTATTTCAATATCCGCCATATGATATTGCACTTGCAAGTAAAATGGCAGACGTGATTAAAGAAGAACAGTTAGATATTTTACATGTGCACTATGCCATTCCACATGCGGTGTGTGCCGTTTTAGCACGTGATATGAGTGGGCAAGATTTTGGGATTGTGACGACGCTCCACGGTACAGATATTTCAGTGCTTGGCGAGGACTCAACATTAGCTCAGGCGATTAAATATGGAATTAATCAATCAGACGCGGTGACGGCTGTTTCAGAATCGTTAAAGCAACAGACCTATGATTTAATCGATACAAAGGCTCCGATTGATACGATTTATAATTTTGTTGATGAGCAAGTCTTTAAGCCAGTGAATCCAGGGAATTTAAAGCAGCAGTTTGGTATTGCAGAGGATGAAAAGGTTATCATCCACATTTCAAACTTCCGTAAAATTAAAAATTTACCTGATATCGTTGAATCGTTTATGAAAATTCGTGCACAAATGCCAGCGAAATTATTACTTGTAGGAGATGGTCCTGAAAAACATCGCGTCATGGAGCAAGTAAAGGCTTCCGACTATAAAAAAGATGTACTGTTTTTAGGGAAGCAAGAAAATATTACCGAGCTTTTTGCTATCAGTGATTTGAAGCTGCTATTATCTGAAAAAGAATCTTTTGGACTTGTATTACTAGAAGCAATGGCTTGCGGTGTGCCAGGAATTGGTACGGCAATTGGTGGTATACCTGAAGTTATTGAGCACGGTGTCAATGGTTATATCGTAGAGCTAGGAGATACACAAGCAGTAGCAGAGTACGCCGTGCAGCTATTACAGGATGAACAGCAGCATGCGGCATTCCGTCAAGCGGCATTGCAAGCGGTAACCGAGCATTTCCATCAGCACAAAATTATTAAGCAATACGAAGATTTATATGAAAGAGTGGTCACAAAGAAAAATGATTCCAAAGCAATGGCAAAACGCAATTGA